GGTTAGCTAAAAAAGTAATGTAATGGTTTCTTCATTTTTTTCACTTCATCATAGCTTAAATCACCTTGTTTAAAATTGCACTAACCAATTTAATACTGTTAAGATCACCATACTCTTGGATGAGTTTGGTTGCTTGAGAGATTAAAATTGCCTTCTCAGTTTTTAACACTTTAGCTTCAGTAATTACCAGATTAAATAATGCTTTAATCATGTAATCAAGGCGGTTTCAACTCCAACTTTCTTTTAAGTGAGCTGAAACGATTGTGGGAACTTGATTAATCAACCCAGTTCAGTTCGTTAAAAACTCTTGATCTTTAAGATCTTCTAACTGACTGATCGCTTGATAGATCTCATCAAGATTTAGATCAAGCAATAATGCTTGATAGATAAAAGTTAAGCGATCATACCTAATCTGGTACTGCGATCTTTGGTTAGCTTGTTTTTTCATTAGAATTGTTGGATAAAATTAACAGAAGTAATCACTAAACCCAGTTCAACATTGATCGCATTAGTAATCTGTTTTGACAGATTCTTAATCAACTTATTATCATATTTCTTTTTTAGATACTTGACATAAATATTAATCTGAGCGTTCGTATCATCATAAAAATGATAAAGATCAACTTTAATTAGTTCGATCACCTTGTTATTTTCAAGATAAGTATCAATCTTATTTTTGATAAAGCTTCTAAAAGCTTTATCAGTTATCTTGATACTACCAAACTTGTTATAAAGGATACTTTTGATATTAGTTTGCTCTTGAGACATATTTACCGTCAACCG
The nucleotide sequence above comes from Mycoplasmoides gallisepticum. Encoded proteins:
- a CDS encoding transcription antitermination factor NusB, which codes for MKKQANQRSQYQIRYDRLTFIYQALLLDLNLDEIYQAISQLEDLKDQEFLTNWTGLINQVPTIVSAHLKESWSWNRLDYMIKALFNLVITEAKVLKTEKAILISQATKLIQEYGDLNSIKLVSAILNKVI